The Scomber scombrus chromosome 19, fScoSco1.1, whole genome shotgun sequence DNA window GACGATGGGGAGGCCATGGGCTGCATGCTCTGCTCAGGCCTGATCCATGAGCTCCAGATGGGTGATGTAACTGGTCCAATAGCTGCCTGCCATTTGGTCAACGGATTTGTCTCTGATGCCGGCCAGTTTGAGGCGCAGCAGACGGCCCATCATGTAATCACTTAATTTGGAACCACTGTTACACTGGGTTAGTGGTTTGGATAGTGCAAGTGAGAAACTGAGCCTGTAAGCGTGCTTTTGATAATTTGTTTACGAGTGAAAGAGTTCTAAGAGTCCTGTGACTAACAGCTATTGGATTAATGTCTGTGTAAAGCTTCTAACAGCAAAAGGACCATGGACACTAATCTATACCAGTTCAGAACACCTAATTCGGATAAATACCCAAACAAACTGGGAATACTCACAGGATTGCCAACAACAGAGAGCTCCGTTAGTGAGGGAAGAACTTCTAGTTTGTCGAGCTCTGTGATGTCCTACaaaaaatagaggaaaaaaaagatttttcaaaaaaaatgtcattccCTCTTTTAACTTTACTTTCCCACTGGCTGTAGCCGGCTGTATGGTGATAATGCAGACATATGTATTAGGGCAGAACCTCTCATAAATTTGGTGTTGGGAGGATAGAAGCAGCTGATGGGAGAGATTACATATGTGAGCTCTCATTAATCTCATGAGAGAGTTTGGGCATGCAACTGGGCATGGGGGTGTTTTCTCTTATTCCCAGATTTATGGTTAGACTTGGCTGTGATTCAAAGACACCCCCCTAAAGTGAGGACTGGTGCGTTGTGATGATTGCTGTATATTTAAGTCTTAATTGAATGCATGAAAACAttaaggaagggaagggaagaaggaactgACAACATAAAAGCAAATCACTTGCCCTGTGTGAGAAGGAGATGCAGACTGAGAAGCTGATTACACGTTATCCTGATTGTTCCCCTCTGTCTTCATACACACTGCCCTGACCTTCAATCAAACTTGATTCTCCTTAATGCTACCCCTCGCATGCCACAGTGGGGTGGTAATGACTCATGATTACTATACTTCATGTCTTACTTTGCAAATGCAGGGGAAAGTAATACTGCTGCGCgcttaataaaatatattctcaaacatctgacacattttGCATATGAACCAATCAGCAGAAGTTGGTGGTAAACCAAAGAACTACACAAAAGATGACTATGACCTTGGTGGTCACCTCAGGAAATTACAGTGCTGAAGCAATTTAATTGAATATCTGAATATGCTGTATTAAATAATATTCCTGAAAAAATCCAGTGTGTCATGAGGCCTGACAGTGTACCTGCAGCTTGTTCATGCCGAGGAAAAGCTTGCGGAGCTCCATCAGAGGATTTAAATGGTTGAGCTCCCGGATCCGATTCTCTGCTAGGTGCAGTTCTAGCAGGACACTCTGCGCTATGAAAGAGTTCTCAGCCAGGGCTTTGATCCTGTTCCTGTCTAGCACAAGCTCTCGGAGCTGGTGAAGACCCTCCAAGCCCTCCACCTGGCTGATCTCATTACCTAGGGAGAGAGCAAAGCTTATCAAAACAATAATCTTTCTCTagataaaatagaataagagagaaggggaaaaaaggaaaaaatagtAAATTACGTAAATTCCCCCAAAATTGAAGAAATTAATTAGTTTAAGGCAATACAAACGTTTGCAGGGTGTTTGTTGTTTACCCTGGTGTAAAAGGCACTGAAATTAAAGAGACAGTTTTGAAAggtttctaaaaaaaatgtaaaaaaggaagTGAGGACAAGTGCTGTAAGGTGGCCTTTGTGGGACAAATCTCTCTGACAAAGCAAAACTCAATCAAAAGCCATCAAAAGCTGTTAAAAAGAAAGTCAGTCATTCTTTTCTTCAACTCCCCCACCTGGCCTAAGGTCTATGGGAGTCTTATGCTCGCAGTGCTTGCCTTTTCACAGGCTCTATACACAGCACTTTCAACAGAAATTGTATGGGAGGGATGGTGCGTGAACCCTACATACCTTGAAGGAAGAGTGCTTTAAGATTGGTGAGCCTGCTGAGCTGCAGATTGGCCATATTGGAGATGCCATTGTAACTCAAATGCAACACCTCCAGGCTGCCCATCAGAGGCTCGAGGCTGCCAGTGGGCCCAGCTTCCCTTAAACACAGTCACAGAATGACAGTTTACAACCTCTGTGGTTAAGTGAAcatctctttctcccccctGCTGCTCCATTTAACTGGTCAGACCTCACAGGTGCAGACCGCCTCAAGGCAATCACAGTCTGGGCAAACAAAAGAGGGACAGTCAGTGCACTGTTTATGTACTGGTTTCTTCAAAAGTACAGTGTGATTATTCCATTACTCACACAATATACTGTACCGACAGTATACAAACTTTCAGCTTATTTAAGGGTTAACATTAACTAAGTTTGAGGTGAAATTTAGAACAATTTCTTGAAACAATGTTGTAACCTAGATTTCATGTGGATTTATGGGCAACAGCTCTGACTGAAATCTGAATGAACTGTCAAGAGAAAGTTCATACATTAGCTGGTCAGTGCTGCCCCCTAATGGTCACAGTTTACAATCAAACATTTCTAgtaactgtaaaatgtcaaaacaaacaggtacatttcagttttagataaaaatctattttcctTTGCTGAAATATGAACTGTGTTATATTACCTGTTGCCTTTGGATGGGTTCTGTTGGCCGTAACCACTGGAGTGGACTTTGCTGTAAAGTAACTGTCTGTTTGTCAGATGAGTCTTCTGCCTGGGCAGGATGGACTCAATGTGGTTGTAATTTAAACACAGAGCCTGCAAATAAGACAATACATATAATTTATTTGTCCACGGATCAAGTAtttgtcatttatatttttgaaacTGTGTAATTTGTACTTTTATGTTGGGGAGGTAGATGAGGCCTGAGAAGGAGGTGAGGTTGTTGTGGTCTAAGTTGACACTGCGCAGGCTAGAGAACAGGTCAGCTGGGGATAGATCAACCATCCTGTGGGAACcaaatcaccttttttttttagcttcgTCTTTTAACAccttactttttagtattttaaattTCAGATTGAGGTTGTCACCTTATGGAGCAGGACTGCAGGTTGAGGTAGGTGATGTCTGTGTAGTTTGAGTGGCCCAACTTTTCTGCTACCATGTCATTGGTTAGGCGCCCTCCAAACATGTCCTTTGCACTTTCACACTCTGTCACTTCCtagagaaaacaacagaaaataaaacacaaaacatataatTAAGTGTATTTTATCACTACTACATTATGTTACAGGTTTGATCAGACATACCACTGCAACACCATCCAGTGCTTTTAAGGAGGGCATGTGGAACACCACATATATCCGGTAGTTTTCTAGCCTCTCCAATAAAGGATTCCCATAAAGATCCAAAATGATGAGATTTGTCAATCCCTGAAAAGATGGGATTACATGTAAgaagaacagaagaaagaaggacagtaTATGAGCTCAGGTAATACatcaaaaatgcaacaaaatatttttctgcaaaaaatgttcagatataaaatgttcttattttaaaggtttattagaTGCTCACCTTTAGATAGTAGATATCTCGTGATATACAAATCTGGTTGTTCCCAACATAAAGCTCAAGAAGTGAGCGAACTCTGTGGATGCCATACAGGGACGTGATACAGTTATTCTccacagacagaaagaacaaGTTGGGTAGCTGGTCAAGGACCGAGGTGTCCAGACTAGAGAGATGATTTCCATCTAAACTCAGTTTATTTAAACAGTGCAGGTTTGAGAGTCctagaagagacagagagaagagacagacagtAATAAAAAATGGCTACTGTCCTGTTATTTCTGGGTTTAAgaattcaataaaaagaaacgTATAAATATCGTAATGCTGTGATTTTTCAGCTTCATTGTCAAGTTGATATTGTTACCGACCATTGAGTgtgctgatgttgttgttgttgaggaGGAGCTCTTCCAGCTTCAGGCAGCTATCCAGCCCCTCCACTTTAGAGATGTCATTATCATTGAAAGAAGCCCACCGCAGGTTGACCAGTTTATTCAGATTGATCAGCTTAGAAATCCTTTGGCTGTCAAGGTTCAGGGCAGTTATCTGGTCAAAATCAAGGACCACaagcacattaaaaatgtataaaatattaaagatgtTAATCTTGTGAtccattttaattaataataccAATATCAATATCATGCACCTCCTGGAGGTAGCAtttctctgaaacattaaaaatgcatttgtgtaagaTTCGCTCCTTCACAAGGAAACCTACATTCCACTGGCTCACCTTTGCAGTCCAGTCTGGCCCCAGGTCTCGGTTGAGGCCCCAGGGTGCTGGACTGAGTAGACGCAGGAGGTGGGCTGTTGACAGCAAGCTGAGACTGCGGGGACGTTCACTGTTAGTACGTGAGTGAGCCAGAAGAGATGTCTGCGAGCACAGTGTCAACAGGTCTGATTGAATTACAGCACATCCTGAAAAATGGATGTTCACATACTGCAACCTTCTATGGAGCATTTAACTAATTCAACAACAGTTTACACTTTGCATAcaatagaaatgaaaataaaaaatatacattaaatataatgtatataaacaTTAATATCTGCAAAATTTTAACCTGGTTAATCTTGGATGCAGCAGCCATCTGAACAGCATCAGCAGCCTCTTCCTCTGCTACCAGCACATCGTCCAGGTGTGTGAGAGTCGTGAGACGGCCCAATACAGTCATTCTGACTGCCTCCGactgaaaagcagcaaaaaagCTTTGGTGTATACCTCCAACATCTGCCTTGTAAAAAATCCATAATTACAGGGCACTTCCAGAACAAtgcagcacatactgtatgcatatGCTGAATATGaaattagtattagtattttgagctttatatttaaatttcattcaATTTTTGATCACAGAACGCACCCTGTTCCAGGGATTGTATCGGGTGTCTAGTTTCAGCAGGgcaggtgtgtgttttctcaGCACAGCTGTATCCTCTCTGGCATTGGTCAACTTGTTCCACCGCACGTCAAGCTCTTTGAGCTGCCCCAACCCTCTCAGCCCCTCTAGAGTCACTAGGCGGTTATAGCTGGCATCCAAAAACTCAAGGTTGGGCTGCAATTTAGGTAAGAGACACAATGAATATTTATACTTCTATTTAATGCTGTGGTCCAaaatcatatacagtataagacAATAAAAATGCTGCTTCCTAAtgactttacacacacattctttaGTTTAATTTTCTATTGTGACTCTTACCATGTGAGAAATGTCATCCAGGCGTGTGAACTCGTTGAAGCTGATGGTTAGATGCCGCAGAGCTGTGATGCGGGaaatttcttttattttgctcAGACTGTTGCCGTGGAGGTTCAGCACCTGGAGATTCAACACATTGATGAGAGCTCATTGTGACTGCATGAACTGCTTTCAATATCAAACCCTCATTTAAAAAGCAAGAATACTTACAGTGATCTGACTGAGGACATTGGCTCTGGCCACGTTAAGGAGAATTTTTTCATCCAAGCTCAACAACCTGGGCTGCGGTTTCAGCACAGGTTCCATGTTGAGGACTCCCTTGTCCAGGATGATATCATTGGAAGGAGTaccatgtctgtctgtgttacGGCCCGGCAATGCAGGTTGTTCTTGGTCCTAATAACAGCACGCCAAAAGGCTTTAAAAGATGAGTATTCatggataggttcacaattatCAACTTGTGGTGAGTGTTGTGTGaaatcagttttaaaatgtatgtgcaACCAGTGAAAAGAAGTATAGATCAGAATTATGTGTTATCATCTGTTagccatgaaaacaaaaattggCTTCACGTTTTCAaaaaatgaagtttaaaaaagaatacaTCCAGTGCTTCAACTATACCGTTGTGcattataaaattatatataatatagagaTAACATCTCTAAAGGGTGTAACACATGGGAAGAATTTAAATAGTCCAGTAATAGATGACCaatgtaaaatgtcatgttaTCAAACGGTAAAGAAACCAATTGTTTACCCCAGTGATGTATTCAAAATATATGATGTACTCAGGCAAGACAAGCTCATGATCAAACACGAACCACTGTCTTCGTCGGGGACTGCACTCAGAaccagtgtgtgttttggaggaGCGGGgtctctctgaaaaaaaaccccaaataacCAGAATTTATTGTACAATACTGAAtaaaaaatctttgttttcattccttCTGATATACCTTCACTCATTGCAGTTTTATGCTTAATGTCCACATTGCAATATACAGAGAAAGCTTTGGGATAGTTGCTTCTTTCCACAGTTTCTCCCTCTCGGATTGGTGTGCTGTGGCCCACGAACACTTTGCAGACACTAACCTGCcctacagagaaaaaaacacagcattttggcttttgagaaaaaaaagtcccagtTAAAAGGAAAGTGATATAATACTAGGAGCAAAATTAACCCACCGTGTCTGAAGGGGATTGTGTCCGTACTGTTCTTGGAGTGCCCTTGGTGGGCCTGGCGGAGTGCGTACTCAATTCTGGGCTGTTCGGACACAATCAGGCTATTGGATAAAGGTATCGCACCTTCTCTTCCCAAGGCCTAATTCAAAGTTAATATGGTAAAATTCAGCAAGCTTTTGACCTCATGGAAAATTAGATAGATATTGTATAAGATGATATAATAGAATTTgctcatttaaatatgactcatGTATAATTATTTCTGCATATTAGAGGGGGATTGAGGGTGTTGTGTAAAAATTCCCAATTACAGCAGTAAACACACCTTCAATTGTTCTGGCGTTTTGAAGCCTTCCTCTAGAATGCACAAAATGTCGTCATCCTCACTGTTTTTTGCAGGGTAAGCAATGTAGAATAAATGCTCCAGCCGTCGTCTGTAAGTCCTGCTTAAAACgtttatatttgatttaaacTAATAATGGATAGTACTGTTATTGTCAAATCATGTCAAGTTATTAGTGAAATCTCAAAAGTGATTGCTTTTCATTCATACAGCTCAGTTAGACTTACTGTGAAAAGGTAACAGACTCTTCACTGGCTAGCAGGGTATGTAGTCTGTCCTCAAAGCGAAGCCTCAAAGCACTGTTGTGGATGCGGATAACTCTAGTTATCTTAATGCCAGTGATGCGGTGAATCTTGTAGTCCAAATGAGAGAAGCGGGAAAGCAGGAGGTCACAACAGGAAGTAAACCTGCAACACATAACACAGAACATTGAGGAGGTGAGGGAAGTTTCCCCTTTTCAAGAATAAGTTGCATGAGGATTGTAGTTACTGCACAATTAACAAAACCACATAAGTACCAAGGGTCTGTGGAGCAGCCTTCTTCCAAACGAATATTTCCAACACTTTCTAACTCCATCAGCAGAAACTGGACAGTATACTCCATTCTGTTTGTAGCTCGGCCCAAATCCCACTCATACCAACATTCAATTCtgcatgaagaaaaataaatattatttctaTGCTTCttagaagaaaaatgtaatgtacgAGGATCAATTCTACAAATTTTTTATCCAAACATGCAACTAACTCATCCAGTCTCCTGGTCCATAGCATCAGCCTCTCCTTCAGTAATTCGATCTTTCGgagtatttttttctctgtggtgGGATCACAACTGACGTCAGTGTTTGGGTCACTTTTGTCAGTTAAACCTTCCACCAGATGGAGAGGTCCATCCTCAGACGTACACGCAGACTTCTTGCAGCCAGCCGGCTTCTTGTAGAGCTCACGTTCAAGCTAGGaatgcattcaaataaacataaGTCTCTTAACATAAGAGCGTCAATCTGCATCTGAAGATAACAGCTATATAACTTATCCTGTTCTCTTATTACAGCgattaaaaatgatttctaAAACGTTTCTAGAATTGCACGTACATTTTTGAGGGTGCGATTGAGTGTTCTGATGCATTCTTCAGGAAACTGCAACaaggttttcttcttctctataAAACTGAACCGGGCCTCTGCCAGATTCCTCTGAGCAGTGCGCACACGCATGTTGTAAtacatcatcttcttcatcacagtagactaaaagaaaaaagagaagacttTAACTGGGAGCTGATGATTCAATGAGATGCAACAGagtaaaaaaaccccacagaccttcattttaaattaaagattttaaattcaaatgtaaCATTCATTATGATCAATATGCCAAAGCTTCAAAAGATATCAAATATGTCAATTtgaacaaaaaggaaaatgtgcTTGTGATGCATAAGACataataaataaaccaaaagacACTGAGAGGAGCTCTGTTTAATGCAGAGGTCCCACTGGTCTTCACCGTACCTCAGCTGCCTCCTTGACTTGCTTGCTTGAGACATCGTAGGTGTCAAGACGCAGGAGGCCCGGCATGTGGTAAAGAACGTGTGTGGCATAGTTACACAGCAGACACACTGGGTTTGGGGTTGACGTGGGGTCCTTCAGTGCTAGTTCTCTCAGATGAGGTAAACGGGCAAGCAGGGTCAGCTCCtgttacaacaacaaaacacacaggctTATAAGCCAGCAGGGTTTCAGTGGGTCTGTCGAGTCTGAAGTTGTGCCCTAAAAAACCCCCACTGTCCACCAACAGGAAATTaagatttttgattttttttttcattttataagaACCACAAAAAGTCAAATTGGTTGTTATAAGGCAGCTACTGGAGATACATGGCATGTGTTTTACAATATGCCAAATGTATCCTTCAGTTAGATTATCAGTAATTAAAAAGAGCTGGATAGTATAATAGAAAAGTTTAGACAAATCAGATCTAATGCGGCAACTTGTAAATGCAAAGTGATGAAAAGAACATTGAAAAGAAACTTTAAATATtacacagataaataaaaaataaaacaaacatttcttttgaaactgccatttatttaattctttCCCCTGTACTTGCAGTATAACAGCTAAAAAGAAATGCTGCATTGTAATGATAAAGGGGCTTTGACAAATTGAAAAACACAGTGTTTGATTCAACATTTGTTGCAACACCCTGGGCCCTCCTTGCAATGAAAGATATTCCTGCAATCCACCTTTTGTCCTATTCCAGCCTTTGCTTTAAAGAATGCAATTATTGTCCAGGGTCGGGGTGTTAACTTCAATCACAGCTACAACCACAAAACCTTTTGTTTCCTGTCAGAATGTCCTTGAACCAGACAAAGACTTGGTTAAAATGCTCTGAATCAGTGAGCGTTTGTCCGCCACAGTATATGTCTAAGATGTAAAACTGAATAACAAGAACTCAACCCACATATCAAAATGaaagattatttatttgtttaaatgtcatgAATGTATATCCATGAATCTAGAATAGCaaaaatgaagttattattCTCAATAACTCAATAAAGGCCTTGTGTACCCAGTGAATTGTAGAAACTGAAAATCTGAACTGGCCAGGACCCTGACATTTCACAATAattttaaatgcacttttttcAGATCAAggattttaataatatattttttttaataagtatGAAAACTTTTTACAGAAGGAATTTGAaagcattttctgtttttaatcttaCCTTAAAGGAGCTGATCTTGTTCCCAGACAGATTAATATGCTGAAGACTGACGTTAGGATCAAGGCTATGCCCTTATGAGAAAGTACAAAATGATTTAATCTTTTTCAAACAGCTCGCTGAATCtcaattaaacttaaaaagaaaacacagaggaCTGTAAGAACCTACCAATCTTTTCAATATTATTGTCAGCAAGGTTTAGCTCTTTGAGGTTTAGAAGCGTGTTCAAGccctttagaaaaaaaaccaaccacACAAAACAGGCAACTGTTCAAAAATGGGAGCGTGTTACTTTGacaaaacatacacattcatgTTAACTGACTAAATTGTGGGTAAAAAATACTGGTGAgacggatagatagatagatagatagatagatagatagatagatagatagatagatagatagatagatagatagatagatagatagatagatagatagataggcaaAATCATCATTGGTTCTCCAAACCTGTATCTGTGTTATGCAGTTATTGTTGAGCCACAGGACTTCTATGTTAATCTGCAA harbors:
- the lrrc9 gene encoding leucine-rich repeat-containing protein 9, translating into MIQSEKQKHRGDEEVVKELCMVNGVSYEKIAQEGGNISSLEIFFSGFPRMVGLSFFPRLRQLTIVGQNIKHIEGLECCPLLQELWVVQCHLTEISGLQNCLQLEKLYLYDNQICEINNLELQINIEVLWLNNNCITQIQGLNTLLNLKELNLADNNIEKIGHSLDPNVSLQHINLSGNKISSFKELTLLARLPHLRELALKDPTSTPNPVCLLCNYATHVLYHMPGLLRLDTYDVSSKQVKEAAESTVMKKMMYYNMRVRTAQRNLAEARFSFIEKKKTLLQFPEECIRTLNRTLKNLERELYKKPAGCKKSACTSEDGPLHLVEGLTDKSDPNTDVSCDPTTEKKILRKIELLKERLMLWTRRLDEIECWYEWDLGRATNRMEYTVQFLLMELESVGNIRLEEGCSTDPWFTSCCDLLLSRFSHLDYKIHRITGIKITRVIRIHNSALRLRFEDRLHTLLASEESVTFSQTYRRRLEHLFYIAYPAKNSEDDDILCILEEGFKTPEQLKALGREGAIPLSNSLIVSEQPRIEYALRQAHQGHSKNSTDTIPFRHGQVSVCKVFVGHSTPIREGETVERSNYPKAFSVYCNVDIKPRSSKTHTGSECSPRRRQWFVFDHELVLPEYIIYFEYITGDQEQPALPGRNTDRHGTPSNDIILDKGVLNMEPVLKPQPRLLSLDEKILLNVARANVLSQITVLNLHGNSLSKIKEISRITALRHLTISFNEFTRLDDISHMPNLEFLDASYNRLVTLEGLRGLGQLKELDVRWNKLTNAREDTAVLRKHTPALLKLDTRYNPWNRSEAVRMTVLGRLTTLTHLDDVLVAEEEAADAVQMAAASKINQTSLLAHSRTNSERPRSLSLLSTAHLLRLLSPAPWGLNRDLGPDWTAKITALNLDSQRISKLINLNKLVNLRWASFNDNDISKVEGLDSCLKLEELLLNNNNISTLNGLSNLHCLNKLSLDGNHLSSLDTSVLDQLPNLFFLSVENNCITSLYGIHRVRSLLELYVGNNQICISRDIYYLKGLTNLIILDLYGNPLLERLENYRIYVVFHMPSLKALDGVAVEVTECESAKDMFGGRLTNDMVAEKLGHSNYTDITYLNLQSCSIRMVDLSPADLFSSLRSVNLDHNNLTSFSGLIYLPNIKALCLNYNHIESILPRQKTHLTNRQLLYSKVHSSGYGQQNPSKGNREAGPTGSLEPLMGSLEVLHLSYNGISNMANLQLSRLTNLKALFLQGNEISQVEGLEGLHQLRELVLDRNRIKALAENSFIAQSVLLELHLAENRIRELNHLNPLMELRKLFLGMNKLQDITELDKLEVLPSLTELSVVGNPVARNSLHRPAVVLRLSRLQVLDGVMVTLEERTRAELLTADASCPGASLLATEINLPGLLPLMPRNTPLRGMSISGGLQNLMCGHDILPSNMDEAQPHYTHKYRKHKHSNAGRSGQSDITLRHIRRTGSNLPTTGLLLDGNRVIITYPNQEQDSSIKLG